A stretch of the Planctomycetota bacterium genome encodes the following:
- a CDS encoding DUF2089 family protein, with protein MSNSAAPADAGSLAELPLGQLSADDLALVTEFVLCSGSLKDLAKRYGVSYPTIRSRLDGVIERLGRAVEGRPRDPLAETLAELVQRGELSATGARRVLEAARERASINENANGRPSGQPNRQPRREV; from the coding sequence ATGTCCAATTCGGCTGCCCCGGCGGATGCCGGAAGCCTCGCGGAACTGCCGCTGGGGCAGCTCTCGGCCGACGATCTGGCGCTCGTCACCGAGTTCGTGCTCTGCTCGGGCTCGCTCAAGGACCTGGCCAAGCGGTACGGCGTCAGCTATCCGACCATCCGCTCGCGGCTCGATGGCGTCATCGAGCGGCTGGGGCGGGCGGTCGAGGGGCGGCCCCGCGACCCGCTGGCCGAGACCCTGGCCGAGCTGGTGCAGCGGGGCGAGCTGTCGGCGACAGGCGCCCGGCGGGTGCTCGAGGCCGCCCGGGAGCGGGCCTCGATCAACGAAAACGCGAACGGACGGCCAAGCGGACAACCCAACAGACAACCACGACGGGAGGTGTGA
- a CDS encoding lyase family protein codes for MADTNPAHASPNDTYTSPLASRNASPEMLRIWSPRHKFDTWRRIWLAVAEAQREVTKDWDAPLVSEAQVEELRTVVERGITDEEIARASAIERDLRHDVMAHVHCLGEQCPTAKPIIHLGCTSQDVVCNADLVCIIRSLRLTSRKIHAVQVALGRRAGETKHVATLGFTHYQTAQPVTVGRRLAQYAYELELADEQIRRFRDVQTDLSLDARGLRGATGTEASFLALFDGDHEKVGLLNALFVGSFNTWLDDEVEAIPAGVAAQHLELVQRNMKEYPGAAEDFLLIGRLRITGQTYPRIIDAQIIASLASTAAVLHKIATDIRLLSNRKEIDEPFGDKQIGSSAMPYKRNPMKCERICGLTRFVMNLVGNAYDTAATQWLERTLDDSSNRRLSLPEAFLALDGALDLMHQVASGLIVHEAMVRKNLMAELPFLATENILMEAVKAGGDRQELHERIRVHAQDAGMRVKQEGLDNDLIERLRGDPAFEAVHHLLTEDELLDPMKYVGRSVEQTERFLRDVIEPLRERYGDGLASLGGSDRGV; via the coding sequence ATGGCAGACACCAACCCCGCCCACGCGAGCCCCAACGACACCTACACCAGCCCGCTCGCGTCCCGCAACGCGAGCCCCGAGATGCTGCGGATCTGGAGCCCCCGCCACAAGTTCGACACCTGGCGGCGGATCTGGCTCGCGGTGGCCGAAGCGCAGCGGGAGGTCACCAAGGACTGGGACGCGCCGCTGGTGTCCGAGGCGCAGGTCGAGGAGCTGCGCACCGTCGTCGAGCGGGGCATCACCGACGAGGAGATCGCCCGCGCCAGCGCCATCGAGCGCGACCTGCGGCACGACGTGATGGCGCACGTCCACTGCCTGGGCGAGCAGTGCCCGACCGCGAAGCCGATCATCCACCTGGGGTGTACGAGCCAGGATGTGGTGTGCAATGCGGACCTTGTGTGCATCATTCGGTCGCTTCGCCTGACCAGCCGGAAGATCCATGCCGTGCAAGTTGCCTTGGGCAGGCGTGCGGGCGAGACCAAGCACGTCGCAACGCTTGGCTTTACGCACTACCAGACGGCTCAGCCTGTCACGGTCGGGCGACGGCTTGCGCAGTATGCCTACGAGCTCGAGCTTGCCGATGAGCAGATCCGACGCTTCCGAGATGTGCAGACAGATCTTTCGCTGGATGCACGAGGCTTGCGGGGCGCGACAGGAACGGAGGCCTCGTTTCTGGCGCTCTTCGATGGAGATCACGAGAAGGTCGGCCTGCTCAACGCACTCTTTGTCGGATCGTTCAACACGTGGTTGGACGACGAGGTGGAGGCCATACCCGCCGGTGTTGCTGCGCAGCACCTTGAACTTGTTCAACGCAACATGAAGGAGTATCCCGGGGCGGCCGAGGACTTCCTGTTGATCGGAAGGCTGCGGATCACGGGACAGACCTACCCGCGCATCATCGATGCGCAGATCATTGCATCGCTTGCCTCCACCGCCGCCGTCCTCCACAAGATCGCTACCGACATCCGCCTGCTCAGCAACCGCAAGGAGATCGACGAGCCCTTCGGCGACAAGCAGATCGGCTCGTCGGCCATGCCCTACAAGCGCAACCCCATGAAGTGCGAGCGGATCTGCGGGCTGACGCGCTTCGTGATGAACCTGGTGGGCAACGCCTACGACACCGCCGCCACGCAGTGGCTGGAGCGGACGCTCGATGATTCGAGCAATCGCCGGTTGTCGCTGCCCGAGGCGTTTCTCGCTTTAGATGGCGCACTCGACCTCATGCACCAAGTCGCGTCGGGTCTGATCGTGCACGAGGCGATGGTCCGCAAGAACCTGATGGCCGAGCTGCCGTTCCTGGCCACCGAGAACATCCTGATGGAGGCCGTCAAGGCCGGCGGCGACCGCCAGGAGCTGCACGAGAGGATCCGCGTGCACGCGCAGGACGCCGGCATGCGGGTGAAGCAGGAGGGCCTGGACAACGACCTCATCGAGCGGCTCCGCGGCGACCCGGCCTTCGAAGCCGTGCACCACCTGCTGACCGAAGACGAACTCCTGGACCCGATGAAGTACGTCGGCCGCAGCGTGGAGCAGACCGAGCGGTTCCTCAGGGACGTGATCGAGCCGCTGCGAGAGCGGTACGGGGATGGGCTTGCGTCGCTCGGAGGGAGCGATCGGGGGGTGTAG
- a CDS encoding YHS domain-containing (seleno)protein — MTSRTLKVALACAAFAVAGTAAPAAAQNQPSQPAAQAEKKEPVRTISEWDLPKRGEKLAIGGYDPVAYFPEGGGKAKKGKKNFSHTYKGVTYRFSSQKHMDMFKKAPARYEPAHGTWCSWAMAHGDKTESNPKSFIVKDDRLFLFYDGFWGNTRKDWLKGDHKSLEARADREWKSKSKEDKRQMKVPA, encoded by the coding sequence ATGACCAGCCGCACCCTCAAAGTTGCGCTCGCCTGCGCCGCGTTCGCCGTCGCCGGCACCGCCGCCCCCGCCGCCGCCCAGAACCAGCCCTCCCAGCCGGCGGCCCAGGCCGAGAAGAAGGAGCCCGTCCGGACCATCAGCGAATGGGATCTGCCCAAGCGGGGCGAGAAGCTCGCCATCGGCGGCTATGACCCGGTGGCCTACTTCCCCGAGGGCGGCGGCAAGGCCAAGAAGGGCAAGAAGAACTTCTCGCACACCTACAAGGGCGTGACCTACCGCTTCTCGAGCCAGAAGCACATGGACATGTTCAAGAAGGCCCCCGCACGCTACGAGCCCGCCCACGGCACGTGGTGCAGCTGGGCGATGGCCCACGGCGACAAGACCGAGAGCAACCCCAAGAGCTTCATCGTCAAGGACGACCGGCTGTTCCTCTTCTACGACGGATTCTGGGGCAACACCCGCAAGGACTGGCTCAAGGGCGACCACAAGAGCCTCGAGGCCCGGGCCGACCGCGAGTGGAAGTCCAAGAGCAAGGAAGACAAGCGGCAGATGAAGGTGCCGGCCTAG
- a CDS encoding acetyl-CoA C-acyltransferase, translated as MATPVIVSAKRTPIGKFFGSLAGTPAPMLGSYAIRAAMDAAPGLSADQVDECVMGCVLQAGLGQNPARQAGLKAGLPDTLSAKTINKVCGSGLEAVMMAAQSIKAGDNHVVVAGGMENMTAAPHFAAVRTGIKYGSGELTDVMQHDGLRCAFECWMMGDAADHIARKYGISREEQDRFAAQSHNRAEKATNDGLFNDEMVALTGEQLGNRKVPGPEGGCSADEGIRPGSSAETLAKLRPAFDRENGTVTAGNASQINDGAAAAIVMSEEKASSLGVQPMAKIIAYATSGVAPKDIFAAPITGIKGALDKAGLGIGDIDLYEINEAFAAQLLCNIKELGIPEDKVNIAGGGIALGHPIGASGTRVLTTLLHQMKRVGAKRGLAGLCLGGGNSVAMVVEAA; from the coding sequence ATGGCCACCCCCGTGATCGTCTCGGCCAAGCGCACGCCCATCGGCAAGTTCTTCGGCAGCCTCGCCGGCACGCCCGCCCCGATGCTGGGCAGCTACGCCATCAGGGCGGCCATGGACGCGGCGCCCGGACTGTCTGCCGACCAGGTCGACGAGTGCGTGATGGGCTGCGTGCTGCAGGCCGGCCTGGGCCAGAATCCCGCCCGCCAGGCGGGCCTCAAGGCCGGGCTACCCGACACGCTGAGCGCCAAGACGATCAACAAGGTCTGCGGCTCGGGCCTGGAGGCCGTCATGATGGCCGCCCAGTCGATCAAGGCCGGCGACAACCACGTCGTCGTCGCCGGCGGCATGGAGAACATGACCGCCGCCCCCCACTTCGCCGCCGTCCGCACGGGCATCAAGTACGGCTCGGGCGAGCTGACCGACGTGATGCAGCACGATGGCCTGCGGTGCGCCTTCGAGTGCTGGATGATGGGCGACGCGGCCGACCACATCGCCCGAAAGTACGGCATCAGCCGCGAGGAGCAGGACCGCTTCGCCGCCCAGAGCCACAACCGGGCCGAGAAGGCCACCAACGATGGTCTCTTCAACGATGAGATGGTCGCCCTTACCGGCGAGCAACTCGGCAACAGGAAGGTCCCCGGCCCCGAGGGCGGCTGCAGCGCCGACGAGGGCATCCGCCCGGGCTCGAGCGCCGAGACGCTCGCCAAGCTGCGTCCTGCCTTCGACCGCGAGAATGGCACCGTCACCGCGGGCAACGCCAGCCAGATCAACGACGGCGCGGCGGCGGCCATCGTGATGAGCGAAGAGAAGGCCAGCTCGCTCGGCGTCCAGCCGATGGCGAAGATCATCGCCTACGCCACCAGCGGCGTGGCGCCCAAGGACATCTTCGCAGCCCCCATCACCGGCATCAAGGGCGCGCTCGACAAGGCCGGCCTGGGCATCGGCGATATCGACCTGTACGAGATCAACGAGGCGTTCGCCGCCCAGCTGCTGTGCAACATCAAGGAGCTGGGCATCCCGGAGGACAAGGTCAACATCGCCGGCGGCGGCATCGCGCTGGGGCACCCCATCGGCGCCAGCGGCACCCGCGTGCTGACCACCCTGCTGCACCAGATGAAGCGCGTCGGCGCCAAGCGCGGCCTGGCCGGCCTGTGCCTGGGCGGGGGGAACAGCGTGGCGATGGTGGTCGAAGCGGCTTAG
- a CDS encoding glycosyltransferase encodes MPTGDPRTLSVLMPVHNEARTLRTIVRRVLCSPVDELGLEIQLLAVDDGSTDNSLAILRELAEADERITVLGQPRNMGKGTAVRAAIAEASGDIAIIQDSDLEYDPAEYPRVLAPILEGRADAVFGSRFAASGQRRVLHYWHSQANRWLTRICNALNDIDLTDMETCYKAVRMDVLKQLPLKSTRFGIEPEITTRLAQWNARIYEVPISYHARSYAEGKSIGWWDAVKALALLVRFRFLDTRFSTHEGYYLLEGVRRARKYNRWTLDQIEPFIGQRVLEAGCGIGNFTEQLLTRERLVCADDDALFADVTRRRFEHLDSVRVERLDLGTPSSYAILGGESLDTIIAMNVLEHAQDDAAIVRAFHDLLPPGGRLIVLAPAHPSLASKMDDALGHVRRYPPDDLRDLLARGGFEVESARRFNKLGGLGWWVWGRLGRSRLSPKSVRLFDHLITIAKLVERVPGLPSLSVIAIGRKPVSAAEARPGPGATVGA; translated from the coding sequence ATGCCCACCGGCGACCCCCGCACACTCTCCGTCCTCATGCCCGTGCACAACGAGGCGCGGACGCTGCGGACCATCGTGCGTCGGGTGCTGTGCTCGCCGGTCGATGAGCTTGGACTCGAAATCCAGCTCCTCGCCGTCGATGACGGCAGCACGGACAACTCGCTGGCGATTCTGCGGGAGCTGGCCGAGGCCGACGAGCGGATCACCGTGCTCGGCCAGCCGCGGAACATGGGCAAGGGGACGGCCGTCCGTGCGGCGATCGCGGAGGCCTCGGGCGACATCGCCATCATCCAGGACAGCGATCTGGAGTACGACCCGGCGGAGTACCCCCGCGTGCTGGCGCCGATCCTGGAGGGCCGCGCCGACGCGGTGTTCGGCTCGCGGTTCGCTGCTTCGGGCCAGAGGAGGGTGCTGCACTACTGGCACAGCCAGGCCAACCGCTGGCTCACGCGGATCTGCAACGCGCTCAACGACATCGACCTGACCGACATGGAGACCTGCTACAAGGCCGTGCGGATGGATGTGCTCAAGCAACTGCCACTCAAGTCCACCCGCTTCGGCATCGAGCCGGAGATCACTACGCGGCTGGCCCAGTGGAACGCGCGCATCTACGAGGTGCCCATCAGCTACCACGCGCGCAGCTACGCCGAGGGCAAGTCGATCGGCTGGTGGGACGCGGTCAAGGCGCTCGCGCTGCTGGTGCGGTTCCGCTTCCTGGATACACGCTTCAGCACGCACGAGGGCTACTACCTGCTCGAGGGCGTCCGCCGCGCGCGCAAGTACAACCGATGGACGCTGGACCAGATCGAGCCGTTCATCGGCCAACGCGTGCTGGAGGCGGGCTGCGGCATCGGCAACTTCACCGAACAACTGCTGACGCGCGAACGGCTGGTCTGCGCCGACGACGACGCGCTCTTCGCCGACGTCACGAGGCGCCGCTTCGAGCACCTCGACAGCGTGCGGGTCGAGAGGCTCGATCTGGGCACGCCGTCCTCGTACGCGATCCTCGGCGGCGAGAGCCTCGACACCATCATCGCGATGAATGTGCTCGAGCACGCCCAGGACGACGCCGCCATCGTGCGCGCCTTCCACGACCTGCTGCCGCCGGGCGGGCGGCTGATCGTGCTCGCGCCCGCGCACCCCTCGTTGGCATCGAAGATGGACGACGCGCTGGGTCACGTCCGCCGCTACCCGCCCGACGACCTGCGCGACCTGCTGGCGCGCGGGGGATTCGAGGTCGAGTCCGCGCGGCGGTTCAACAAGCTGGGCGGACTGGGCTGGTGGGTGTGGGGCCGCCTCGGCCGCTCGCGCCTCTCGCCCAAGTCGGTCCGGCTGTTCGATCACCTGATCACCATTGCGAAGCTGGTGGAGCGCGTGCCCGGGCTGCCGAGCCTGAGCGTCATCGCCATCGGCCGCAAGCCTGTGTCCGCCGCCGAAGCACGACCCGGGCCCGGCGCAACCGTCGGGGCGTAG
- a CDS encoding chitobiase/beta-hexosaminidase C-terminal domain-containing protein, whose protein sequence is MDERANGAWGRRAMRAAVGLAIAACWVVPQAGAGVHARASWSIQEASPQHPDPLVVHPYLLDGDGDAITIAWETARPATSVVEFGIAPSDGSNADVDLREEEEGLRTLHRVRLRGLRPGATYRYRVSGAAADGETFEGEPQTLRTMPPPGSPTAVAVFGGRADAWEGHAAAALEQRPDLAVHAGGLTSYGADAAGLRRGFFDPARAFLARVPIVAALAEGDSAHRSMLRTASDRLATVDLGNARIFVIDAHGLAGDAQRRRFEYQLAGSPAVWNIVVRHRSPLVGGVRTRDDDRLLGLCDRYGVDLVVSGDGSSYERSKPVREGSAAERGTVYVRLGDGCEDGDGPQGAHAAAVRTRPHFAMLHAAERTLRLDLLDGGGRLLDMHTIEKPAGPSNAERFAAAVPPPPPVIEPDPATVLGSVEVTLRSRVEGGAIRYTLDGSEPDESSTIYAGPVRVDAGVTVRARVFVDGNPPGDLAEARYRDATPVPPTGRALRVEPGLRYTTFEGAFDRVGDLAADARAGRGFVDRIDLASAGAQDTGWGVVFHGFIEVAEPGVWVFEIAGRGRASLSIAARPLLEDVDLRAGPRSGMMPLRAGRHRIRLDFVSAGSEPSLDLRWRSPGGEASTPVPASAFRR, encoded by the coding sequence ATGGACGAGAGGGCGAACGGAGCGTGGGGCAGGCGGGCGATGCGGGCGGCGGTCGGCCTTGCGATCGCGGCGTGCTGGGTCGTTCCCCAGGCCGGTGCGGGAGTCCACGCGCGAGCTTCGTGGTCAATCCAGGAGGCGTCGCCGCAGCACCCCGATCCGCTCGTGGTGCATCCGTACCTGCTCGATGGGGATGGCGACGCAATCACGATCGCGTGGGAGACGGCCCGGCCCGCGACATCCGTCGTCGAGTTTGGGATCGCGCCGTCGGACGGCTCGAACGCCGACGTCGATCTGCGTGAAGAGGAGGAGGGCCTCCGGACCCTCCATCGCGTGCGGCTGCGGGGGCTGCGGCCGGGGGCAACGTACCGGTATCGAGTCTCGGGCGCAGCCGCCGATGGCGAGACCTTCGAGGGTGAACCGCAGACGCTCCGCACCATGCCGCCGCCCGGCTCACCGACCGCCGTGGCCGTCTTCGGCGGGCGTGCGGACGCCTGGGAGGGGCACGCGGCCGCGGCACTCGAGCAGCGGCCCGACCTCGCGGTCCACGCCGGAGGGTTGACGAGCTACGGCGCGGATGCCGCTGGACTTCGGCGAGGATTCTTCGATCCCGCGCGTGCGTTCCTGGCGCGGGTGCCGATCGTGGCGGCGCTCGCCGAGGGCGACTCCGCACACCGATCGATGCTCCGCACCGCCAGCGATCGGCTGGCGACCGTCGACCTGGGCAACGCACGAATCTTCGTGATCGACGCCCACGGACTTGCCGGCGACGCGCAGCGAAGGCGATTCGAGTATCAACTCGCGGGCTCGCCAGCGGTCTGGAACATCGTCGTCCGGCACCGCTCGCCGCTGGTCGGTGGCGTCAGGACGAGAGACGACGATCGCCTCCTCGGGCTGTGCGACCGCTACGGCGTCGACCTCGTGGTCTCGGGCGATGGAAGCTCCTACGAGCGTTCGAAGCCCGTCCGAGAGGGATCGGCCGCCGAACGCGGCACGGTCTACGTGCGTTTGGGCGACGGATGCGAGGATGGCGATGGCCCGCAGGGCGCGCACGCCGCGGCCGTGCGGACCAGGCCGCACTTCGCGATGCTGCACGCGGCGGAACGCACGCTCCGGCTTGATCTGCTCGACGGTGGTGGCCGGCTGCTCGACATGCACACGATCGAGAAGCCGGCCGGACCCTCGAACGCCGAGCGATTCGCGGCGGCCGTGCCTCCGCCCCCGCCGGTGATCGAACCGGACCCGGCAACCGTGCTGGGTTCGGTAGAGGTGACGCTGCGGAGCCGCGTCGAGGGTGGTGCCATCCGCTACACGCTCGATGGCTCCGAGCCCGACGAATCTTCGACGATCTACGCAGGTCCCGTCCGCGTCGATGCCGGCGTCACGGTCCGGGCCCGCGTGTTCGTGGATGGCAATCCGCCGGGCGACCTCGCGGAGGCGCGGTATCGCGATGCGACCCCGGTGCCGCCCACGGGCCGGGCGCTCCGCGTCGAGCCGGGCCTGCGCTACACCACCTTCGAGGGCGCCTTCGATCGCGTCGGCGATCTAGCCGCCGACGCCCGGGCCGGGCGCGGATTCGTCGATCGCATCGACCTCGCGTCGGCCGGCGCACAGGACACGGGCTGGGGCGTGGTCTTCCACGGCTTCATCGAGGTGGCCGAGCCCGGCGTGTGGGTCTTCGAGATCGCCGGCCGCGGGCGCGCATCGCTGAGCATCGCGGCCCGCCCCCTCCTCGAGGATGTCGATCTGCGTGCCGGGCCACGATCGGGCATGATGCCGCTGCGGGCGGGCCGCCATCGGATTCGGCTCGACTTCGTGTCGGCGGGCAGCGAGCCGTCGCTCGACCTGCGCTGGCGGTCGCCAGGCGGCGAGGCATCCACCCCCGTGCCGGCGTCCGCGTTCCGGCGCTAG
- the ispG gene encoding flavodoxin-dependent (E)-4-hydroxy-3-methylbut-2-enyl-diphosphate synthase gives MQPRRPTRPIYVGNERTGIVQVGGGLPDSAGRATSAAPVSVQTMTSGYTHDIDGCVAEIHKLHAAGADVVRVAVPEKKDTIVLPEILAQTSVPIVADVHFHFKRALEAVEAGVHKIRLNPGNISDRAQVIEVIQACKQAGLPIRVGVNEGSIIERKDKQKRAKELGAFFSDHKHGYMLAIMIAKLEEYLDIFYEQDFYDIAISAKSMDATMVIDAYTEIAHRFDHPLHLGVTHAGPKETGCIRSVVALGSLLAHGVGDTIRISYANDPIYEVEDGLELLYSLGLRERKGAELIACPTCGRIQVDLFTLVQDVRAKLASEIDVPMKVAVMGCVVNGPGEAEGADVAVFAGNKRGIIYVQGEKVANVPEDDILDRLLAECLDFQARVRAGVATLGEKKVDIVPPDPLGELGSGWEKMAAERIQSSARGASLTIGES, from the coding sequence ATGCAGCCGAGACGCCCTACCCGCCCGATCTACGTTGGCAACGAGAGGACCGGCATCGTCCAGGTGGGCGGCGGGCTTCCGGATTCGGCCGGCCGGGCGACGTCGGCCGCGCCCGTCAGCGTCCAGACGATGACCTCGGGCTACACGCACGACATCGATGGATGCGTGGCGGAGATCCACAAGCTGCACGCGGCCGGGGCGGACGTGGTCCGTGTGGCCGTGCCCGAGAAGAAGGACACGATCGTCCTGCCCGAGATCCTGGCGCAGACGAGCGTGCCGATCGTCGCCGACGTGCACTTCCACTTCAAGCGTGCGCTCGAGGCCGTCGAGGCCGGCGTCCACAAGATCCGGCTGAACCCCGGCAACATCAGCGACCGCGCGCAGGTCATCGAGGTCATCCAGGCGTGCAAGCAGGCCGGCCTGCCCATCCGCGTGGGCGTCAATGAGGGCTCGATCATCGAGCGGAAGGACAAGCAGAAGCGGGCCAAGGAGCTGGGCGCCTTCTTCAGCGACCACAAGCACGGCTACATGCTCGCGATCATGATCGCCAAGCTCGAGGAATACCTCGATATCTTCTACGAGCAGGACTTCTACGACATCGCCATCAGCGCCAAGTCGATGGACGCCACCATGGTGATCGACGCGTACACCGAGATCGCTCACCGCTTCGACCATCCGCTGCATCTGGGCGTCACCCACGCCGGCCCGAAGGAGACCGGGTGCATCCGCTCGGTCGTCGCGTTGGGCAGCCTGCTGGCCCACGGCGTCGGCGACACCATCCGCATCAGCTACGCTAACGATCCGATCTACGAGGTCGAGGACGGCCTGGAGCTGCTGTACTCGCTCGGCCTCCGCGAGCGGAAGGGCGCCGAGCTCATCGCCTGCCCCACCTGCGGCCGCATCCAGGTCGACCTGTTCACGCTGGTGCAGGACGTGCGGGCCAAGCTCGCCAGTGAGATCGATGTGCCCATGAAGGTTGCGGTGATGGGCTGCGTGGTGAACGGGCCGGGCGAGGCCGAGGGCGCCGACGTCGCCGTGTTCGCCGGCAACAAGCGGGGCATCATCTACGTGCAGGGCGAGAAGGTCGCCAACGTGCCCGAGGACGACATCCTCGACCGCCTGCTGGCCGAATGCCTCGACTTCCAGGCCCGCGTGCGGGCCGGCGTGGCGACGCTGGGCGAGAAGAAGGTCGACATCGTCCCGCCGGATCCGCTCGGCGAGCTGGGCAGCGGCTGGGAGAAGATGGCGGCCGAGCGGATCCAGTCGTCCGCCCGCGGGGCATCGCTCACGATCGGGGAGTCCTAG
- a CDS encoding nitroreductase translates to MAIASGNTPATMPAIETRPVLEYLRTRRSPKLKLLAGPAPNDDRLAQMLEIASRVPDHGRLVPWRFVIIRGQRRDDLNRVIGDCFEADHPDAPEEQRSEARRRMSYAPLVVAVVYSPAEHPKIPAWEQMLATGAVCMNLLHAARALGFAGLWLTEWYAFDRRVLAELSVAEHEQLAGFIHIGRNDEPREDRARPDVAAITTDY, encoded by the coding sequence ATGGCCATCGCCAGCGGCAACACCCCCGCCACCATGCCGGCGATCGAGACGCGGCCGGTGCTCGAGTACCTTCGCACGCGACGGTCGCCGAAGCTGAAGCTATTGGCCGGCCCGGCGCCTAACGACGACCGGCTCGCGCAGATGCTGGAGATCGCGTCCCGAGTGCCCGATCACGGCCGGCTTGTGCCGTGGCGGTTCGTCATCATCCGCGGGCAGCGCCGCGACGACCTCAACCGCGTCATCGGCGACTGCTTCGAGGCCGATCACCCCGATGCGCCCGAGGAGCAGCGGAGCGAGGCCAGGCGGCGGATGTCGTACGCCCCGCTCGTCGTTGCGGTTGTCTACAGCCCCGCGGAGCACCCCAAGATCCCCGCGTGGGAGCAGATGCTCGCCACCGGTGCGGTCTGCATGAACCTGCTGCACGCCGCGCGGGCCCTCGGATTCGCGGGCCTCTGGCTCACCGAGTGGTACGCCTTCGACCGCCGCGTGCTCGCCGAGCTGAGCGTGGCCGAGCACGAGCAGCTCGCCGGCTTCATCCACATTGGGCGGAATGACGAGCCGCGGGAAGACCGTGCTCGGCCCGACGTAGCGGCGATTACGACCGACTACTAG
- a CDS encoding SDR family oxidoreductase: MGDRLAGHGIVVTGAARGIGRAIAAACAREGGRVLLTDIRDDEGEAAAAEMGAAYCRLDVRSEDDWRDAFADAAARGIAVTGLVNNAGVSGFNEGLGPQDPEHCALADWRAVHATNLDGVFLGCRHAIGAMRAAGGSIVNIASRNATVGVGGAAPYASSKAAVLNHTRSVALYCAERGLPIRCNAVLPGAILTPIWDALLAGVADRDAAIADIAAEVPLKRMGAPADVAAMVVYLLRDESSYATGAAFAIDGGLTAGTTAQPQK, translated from the coding sequence ATGGGCGACAGACTCGCAGGACACGGGATCGTGGTCACCGGAGCCGCCCGGGGCATCGGCCGGGCCATCGCGGCGGCGTGCGCGCGGGAGGGCGGCCGCGTGCTGCTCACCGACATCCGCGACGACGAGGGCGAGGCCGCCGCTGCCGAGATGGGCGCGGCCTACTGCCGGCTCGACGTCCGGTCGGAGGACGACTGGCGGGATGCGTTCGCGGACGCTGCCGCCCGCGGCATCGCCGTCACCGGCCTGGTCAACAACGCCGGCGTCAGCGGCTTCAACGAGGGGCTGGGCCCGCAGGACCCCGAGCACTGCGCGCTGGCCGACTGGCGGGCCGTGCATGCGACCAACCTCGACGGCGTGTTCCTGGGCTGCCGGCACGCCATCGGCGCGATGCGGGCGGCCGGCGGCTCGATCGTCAATATCGCCTCGCGGAACGCGACGGTCGGTGTCGGCGGCGCGGCGCCCTACGCCTCGAGCAAGGCGGCCGTGCTCAACCACACTCGCTCGGTTGCGCTCTACTGCGCCGAGCGGGGCCTGCCAATCCGCTGCAACGCGGTGCTGCCCGGCGCGATCCTGACTCCGATATGGGATGCCTTGCTCGCGGGCGTCGCCGACAGGGATGCCGCCATCGCCGACATTGCCGCCGAGGTGCCACTCAAGCGGATGGGCGCGCCGGCCGACGTGGCCGCGATGGTCGTCTACCTGCTAAGAGATGAGTCGAGCTATGCCACCGGGGCGGCCTTCGCGATCGACGGTGGCTTGACCGCGGGGACCACGGCGCAGCCGCAGAAGTGA
- a CDS encoding DUF2752 domain-containing protein: MLEDHDASTSLTAARPYAAPSEAPGRPRLAGAAVALPSGGLLAVGAALTPSEAGHGTHTQMGLPPCQWVTAFNKPCPTCGMTTAVTRAANGDLGGSFLAQPAGMGLALVAAVVFWCGLHGMATGAATVSVAAKAWSPRLLWVAGAVLLAAWLFKLATFDGSGLGGGGS, encoded by the coding sequence GTGCTAGAGGATCATGACGCAAGCACGTCGCTCACGGCCGCGCGGCCGTATGCCGCGCCCTCCGAGGCACCGGGTCGCCCGCGGCTTGCCGGGGCGGCCGTCGCGCTGCCCAGTGGCGGTCTGCTGGCCGTGGGCGCGGCGCTGACGCCCTCGGAGGCCGGCCACGGCACGCACACCCAGATGGGCCTCCCGCCCTGCCAGTGGGTCACGGCCTTCAACAAGCCGTGCCCGACCTGTGGCATGACGACGGCCGTCACGCGGGCGGCCAACGGCGACCTCGGCGGGTCCTTCCTGGCCCAACCCGCGGGCATGGGCCTCGCGCTGGTTGCGGCCGTCGTGTTCTGGTGCGGCCTCCACGGGATGGCCACGGGCGCCGCCACGGTGTCGGTGGCGGCGAAGGCCTGGAGCCCCAGGCTGCTGTGGGTCGCCGGCGCAGTGCTGCTGGCCGCGTGGCTCTTCAAGCTGGCCACCTTCGATGGGTCGGGCCTGGGGGGGGGTGGATCGTGA